One window from the genome of Epinephelus fuscoguttatus linkage group LG3, E.fuscoguttatus.final_Chr_v1 encodes:
- the si:ch211-69b7.6 gene encoding neuroblast differentiation-associated protein AHNAK isoform X1 produces MGSPKAKLKMPRIKMPKFSGPSLKGPEIDGNFDGPDMDINAPNVNLKGPKADLEMPDLDISGPSGKFKKPNLNLPDFGLSGPKLDGPNLGLKSPDLDLSGPNLSGGLNAPDINMPKVDLKSPKLDLNAPKLNLDMPSGKLKMPELNAPDWDVNAPSGKLKMPKLNLSGTMPKGPNLDINTDFKSPDLNLKAPKIKGGIDAPDLDLPNMDLKAPKLDVNTPDLNIGSPKTKFKMPKLKMPKFNFPGLKTPEIDANLDGPDVDVNAPNVNLKGPKADLEMPDLDISGPSGKFKKPNFNLPDFGLSGPKLDGPNLGFKSPDLDLSGPNLSGGLNAPDINMPKVDLKSPKLDLNAPKLNLDMPSGKLKMPELNAPDWDVNAPSGKLKMPKLNLSGTLPKGPNVDINTDFKSPDLNLKAPKIKGGIDAPDLDLPNMDLKAPKLDVNTPNLNIGSPKTKFKMPKLKMPKFNFPGLKTPEIDANLDGPDVDVNAPNVNLKGPKADLEMPDLDISGPSGKFKKPNFNLPDFGLSGPKLDGPNLGLKSPDLDLSGPNLSGGLNAPDINMPKVDLKSPKLDLNAPKLNLDMPSGKLKMPELNAPDWDVNAPSGKLKMPKLNLSGTLPKGPNVDINTDFKSPDLNLKAPKIKGGIDAPDLDLPNMDLKAPKLDVNTPDLNIGSPKTKFKMPKLKMPKFNFPGLKTPEIDANLDGPDVDINAPNVNLKGPKTDFEIPDVDFGSPTGKFKFPDVGFSSPKLDAPNFDFKSPDLNAKLPKGPNLNINSDLKAPDFNLKAPKLKGGIDAPKFGLPNMDLKAPKLDMNTPDASLGLPDTKFKKPEIKMPKGPNIDINGDLQGPDLNIPNLDVSGPEGKFKMPSLNTPDLNLSGPKAKIPDMNLSGPKLKGPDISMPDIDLPNANFKGPKLDLNAKCPDLGIDGNIGQPDMRFTAPNVKGGISGPDIGMNIPSGNIQGPDADLDLADRKFKLPSFKMPQFGSPDLNGVGSDIDFGASLKPTNLDISPPNAKLNMKPMQLVGDFTGPNVSVPNMPKAALRSPQLNVNAPNMPNAAMRGPQLNVNAPNMPNAAMRGPQLNVRAPNMPKAAMRSPQLNVNAPNMPNAAMRSPQLNVNAPNMPNASMRGPQLNVNAPNMPNASMRGPQLNVNAPNMPNASMRGPQLNVRAPNMPKASMRSPQLNVNAPNMPNAAMRKPQLHLKSPDLNIDDPSLHFRGPSYRNRRSDIPGVNMRMAVLDVDRVDFSHTDLNIDDFTGKEHVLRARGSKPNLQAPPNYGQVISPSGVNIGMRDPRHSRRSPPGDMYSRQHGTMQPVTYARLPHVSQDPRVRVPGGSDGYYITVFDKQAQNQRMPNRKYNTLGGPGFHPQDIDLEVPDKNYQKGGSTFFFSDLM; encoded by the exons ATGGGTTCACCCAAAGCAAAATTAAAGATGCCCAGAATAAAGATGCCGAAATTTAGTGGTCCAAGCCTAAAAGGACCTGAGATTGATGGCAATTTTGATGGCCCAGACATGGATATTAATGCACCCAATGTCAATCTGAAAG GTCCTAAAGCTGATTTAGAAATGCCAGACTTGGATATCAGTGGTCCATCAGGAAAATTCAAAAAGCCAAACTTAAATCTTCCAGATTTTGGGCTTTCTGGTCCCAAGTTAGATGGCCCCAACCTGGGGCTCAAATCACCTGATCTAGATCTATCTGGTCCCAATCTCAGTGGTGGTTTAAATGCACCAGACATAAACATGCCCAAGGTTGATCTTAAAAGCCCCAAACTGGACCTCAATGCCCCAAAGCTCAACTTAGACATGCCGTCAGGTAAACTGAAAATGCCGGAGCTTAATGCTCCAGACTGGGATGTTAATGCTCCCTCGGGCAAATTGAAAATGCCCAAATTAAACCTTTCTGGCACAATGCCAAAGGGACCAAATTTGGACATAAACACTGACTTCAAATCACCAGATTTAAATCTGAAAGCTCCAAAGATAAAGGGTGGAATTGATGCCCCTGACTTGGACTTGCCAAACATGGACCTTAAAGCTCCAAAGTTAGATGTGAACACTCCAGATCTCAACATTGGTTCACccaaaacaaaattcaaaatgcccAAACTGAAAATGCCTAAATTTAACTTCCCAGGCCTAAAAACACCTGAAATTGATGCAAACTTGGATGGTCCAGATGTTGATGTAAATGCACCCAACGTCAATCTGAAAGGTCCTAAAGCTGATTTAGAAATGCCAGACTTGGATATCAGTGGTCCATCAGGAAAATTCAAAAAGCCAAACTTTAACCTGCCTGATTTTGGGCTTTCTGGTCCAAAGTTAGATGGCCCCAACCTGGGCTTCAAATCACCTGATCTAGATCTATCTGGTCCCAATCTCAGTGGTGGTTTAAATGCACCAGACATAAACATGCCCAAGGTTGATCTTAAAAGCCCCAAACTGGACCTCAATGCCCCAAAGCTCAACTTAGACATGCCGTCAGGTAAACTGAAAATGCCAGAGCTTAATGCTCCAGACTGGGATGTTAATGCTCCCTCGGGCAAATTGAAAATGCCTAAATTAAACCTTTCTGGCACACTGCCAAAGGGACCAAATGTGGACATAAACACTGACTTCAAATCACCAGATTTAAATCTGAAAGCTCCAAAGATAAAGGGTGGAATTGATGCCCCTGACTTGGACTTGCCAAACATGGACCTTAAAGCTCCAAAGTTAGATGTGAACACTCCAAATCTCAACATTGGTTCACccaaaacaaaattcaaaatgcccAAACTGAAAATGCCTAAATTTAACTTCCCAGGCCTAAAAACACCTGAAATTGATGCAAACTTGGATGGTCCAGATGTTGATGTAAATGCACCCAACGTCAATCTGAAAGGTCCTAAAGCTGATTTAGAAATGCCAGACTTGGATATCAGTGGTCCATCAGGAAAATTCAAAAAGCCAAACTTTAACCTGCCTGATTTTGGGCTTTCTGGTCCAAAGTTAGATGGCCCCAATCTGGGGCTCAAATCACCTGATCTAGATCTATCTGGTCCCAATCTCAGTGGTGGTTTAAATGCACCAGACATAAACATGCCCAAGGTTGATCTTAAAAGCCCCAAACTGGACCTCAATGCCCCAAAGCTCAACTTAGACATGCCGTCAGGTAAACTGAAAATGCCAGAGCTTAATGCTCCAGACTGGGATGTTAATGCTCCCTCGGGCAAATTGAAAATGCCCAAATTAAACCTTTCCGGCACACTGCCAAAGGGACCAAATGTGGACATAAACACTGACTTCAAATCACCAGATTTAAATCTGAAAGCCCCAAAGATAAAGGGTGGAATTGATGCTCCTGACTTGGACTTGCCAAACATGGACCTTAAAGCTCCAAAGTTAGATGTGAACACTCCAGATCTCAACATTGGTTCACccaaaacaaaattcaaaatgcccAAACTGAAAATGCCTAAATTTAACTTCCCAGGCCTAAAAACACCTGAAATTGATGCAAACTTGGATGGTCCAGATGTTGACATCAATGCACCCAACGTCAACCTCAAAGGGCCCAAAACTGACTTTGAAATACCAGATGTTGATTTTGGCAGCCCAACAGGAAAATTTAAATTTCCTGATGTGGGCTTTTCTAGTCCAAAGTTAGATGCCCCAAACTTTGACTTtaagtcaccagatctcaatgcCAAATTACCAAAAGGTCCAAATCTGAACATAAATTCAGACCTAAAAGCTCCAGATTTTAATCTCAAAGCTCCAAAATTGAAAGGTGGAATCGATGCCCCTAAATTTGGATTACCAAACATGGATCTTAAGGCACCCAAATTAGATATGAACACTCCAGATGCTAGCCTTGGTCTCCCTGATACAAAGTTCAAAAAGCCAGAAATCAAGATGCCAAAAGGCCCCAATATTGACATAAATGGGGACCTACAGGGGCCTGACCTGAATATCCCAAATTTAGATGTCAGTGGTCCCGAAGGTAAATTCAAAATGCCAAGTTTGAATACACCAGACCTCAATCTCTCTGGACCTAAGGCCAAAATTCCAGACATGAATCTTTCAGGACCTAAACTGAAAGGCCCTGATATAAGTATGCCAGACATAGATTTGCCTAATGCCAATTTCAAAGGTCCCAAGCTAGACCTCAATGCGAAATGTCCTGACCTAGGAATAGATGGTAACATCGGGCAACCTGATATGAGATTTACTGCCCCTAATGTCAAAGGAGGAATAAGTGGTCCAGACATTGGTATGAATATTCCCTCAGGCAACATCCAAGGTCCGGACGCTGATCTTGATTTGGCTGACAGAAAATTCAAACTCCCTTCTTTCAAGATGCCTCAGTTTGGAAGCCCAGATCTTAACGGGGTAGGGTCTGATATTGACTTTGGTGCATCTCTGAAACCAACAAATCTGGATATTTCTCCTCCAAATGCAAAACTGAACATGAAACCAATGCAGTTGGTGGGGGATTTCACAGGTCCAAATGTTAGTGTTCCAAACATGCCAAAAGCAGCGCTGCGAAGTCCACAGCTAAATGTTAATGCTCCAAACATGCCGAACGCAGCAATGCGAGGTCCACAGTTAAATGTTAATGCTCCAAACATGCCGAACGCAGCAATGCGAGGTCCACAGCTAAATGTTAGGGCTCCAAACATGCCAAAAGCAGCAATGCGAAGTCCACAGCTAAATGTAAATGCTCCAAACATGCCGAATGCAGCGATGCGCAGTCCACAGCTAAATGTAAATGCTCCAAACATGCCAAACGCATCGATGCGAGGTCCACAGCTAAATGTTAATGCTCCAAACATGCCAAACGCATCGATGCGAGGTCCACAGCTAAATGTTAATGCTCCAAACATGCCGAACGCATCGATGCGAGGTCCACAGCTAAATGTTAGGGCTCCAAACATGCCGAAAGCATCAATGCGAAGTCCACAGCTAAATGTAAATGCTCCAAACATGCCAAACGCAGCGATGCGGAAGCCACAGCTCCATCTCAAATCTCCAGATCTTAACATTGATGATCcttcactacatttcagaggacCTTCGTATAGGAATCGCAGATCAGATATCCCAGGGGTTAACATGAGAATGGCTGTCCTGGATGTAGATCGAGTTGATTTCAGCCATACAGATCTCAACATTGATGATTTCACAGGAAAGGAGCATGTGCTTAGAGCTAGAGGTTCCAAACCTAACCTCCAGGCACCACCTAACTATGGACAGGTGATCTCCCCATCAGGTGTTAATATTGGCATGAGGGACCCAAGACACTCTAGAAGAAGTCCTCCTGGTGATATGTATTCAAGGCAGCACGGAACAATGCAGCCGGTAACTTACGCACGTTTGCCACATGTTTCTCAAGATCCCAGAGTAAGAGTCCCTGGAGGTTCGGATGGATACTACATCACTGTTTTTGACAAACAAGCACAAAATCAGAGAATGCCTAACCGCAAATACAACACACTTGGGGGGCCTGGCTTTCATCCACAAGACATAGACCTCGAAGTTCCAGATAAAAATTACCAGAAAGGGGGTTCGACTTTCTTTTTCTCCGACCTCATGTAG
- the si:ch211-69b7.6 gene encoding neuroblast differentiation-associated protein AHNAK isoform X3, whose protein sequence is MGSPKAKLKMPRIKMPKFSGPSLKGPEIDGNFDGPDMDINAPNVNLKGPKADLEMPDLDISGPSGKFKKPNFNLPDFGLSGPKLDGPNLGFKSPDLDLSGPNLSGGLNAPDINMPKVDLKSPKLDLNAPKLNLDMPSGKLKMPELNAPDWDVNAPSGKLKMPKLNLSGTLPKGPNVDINTDFKSPDLNLKAPKIKGGIDAPDLDLPNMDLKAPKLDVNTPNLNIGSPKTKFKMPKLKMPKFNFPGLKTPEIDANLDGPDVDVNAPNVNLKGPKADLEMPDLDISGPSGKFKKPNFNLPDFGLSGPKLDGPNLGLKSPDLDLSGPNLSGGLNAPDINMPKVDLKSPKLDLNAPKLNLDMPSGKLKMPELNAPDWDVNAPSGKLKMPKLNLSGTLPKGPNVDINTDFKSPDLNLKAPKIKGGIDAPDLDLPNMDLKAPKLDVNTPDLNIGSPKTKFKMPKLKMPKFNFPGLKTPEIDANLDGPDVDINAPNVNLKGPKTDFEIPDVDFGSPTGKFKFPDVGFSSPKLDAPNFDFKSPDLNAKLPKGPNLNINSDLKAPDFNLKAPKLKGGIDAPKFGLPNMDLKAPKLDMNTPDASLGLPDTKFKKPEIKMPKGPNIDINGDLQGPDLNIPNLDVSGPEGKFKMPSLNTPDLNLSGPKAKIPDMNLSGPKLKGPDISMPDIDLPNANFKGPKLDLNAKCPDLGIDGNIGQPDMRFTAPNVKGGISGPDIGMNIPSGNIQGPDADLDLADRKFKLPSFKMPQFGSPDLNGVGSDIDFGASLKPTNLDISPPNAKLNMKPMQLVGDFTGPNVSVPNMPKAALRSPQLNVNAPNMPNAAMRGPQLNVNAPNMPNAAMRGPQLNVRAPNMPKAAMRSPQLNVNAPNMPNAAMRSPQLNVNAPNMPNASMRGPQLNVNAPNMPNASMRGPQLNVNAPNMPNASMRGPQLNVRAPNMPKASMRSPQLNVNAPNMPNAAMRKPQLHLKSPDLNIDDPSLHFRGPSYRNRRSDIPGVNMRMAVLDVDRVDFSHTDLNIDDFTGKEHVLRARGSKPNLQAPPNYGQVISPSGVNIGMRDPRHSRRSPPGDMYSRQHGTMQPVTYARLPHVSQDPRVRVPGGSDGYYITVFDKQAQNQRMPNRKYNTLGGPGFHPQDIDLEVPDKNYQKGGSTFFFSDLM, encoded by the exons ATGGGTTCACCCAAAGCAAAATTAAAGATGCCCAGAATAAAGATGCCGAAATTTAGTGGTCCAAGCCTAAAAGGACCTGAGATTGATGGCAATTTTGATGGCCCAGACATGGATATTAATGCACCCAATGTCAATCTGAAAG GTCCTAAAGCTGATTTAGAAATGCCAGACTTGGATATCAGTGGTCCATCAGGAAAATTCAAAAAGCCAAACTTTAACCTGCCTGATTTTGGGCTTTCTGGTCCAAAGTTAGATGGCCCCAACCTGGGCTTCAAATCACCTGATCTAGATCTATCTGGTCCCAATCTCAGTGGTGGTTTAAATGCACCAGACATAAACATGCCCAAGGTTGATCTTAAAAGCCCCAAACTGGACCTCAATGCCCCAAAGCTCAACTTAGACATGCCGTCAGGTAAACTGAAAATGCCAGAGCTTAATGCTCCAGACTGGGATGTTAATGCTCCCTCGGGCAAATTGAAAATGCCTAAATTAAACCTTTCTGGCACACTGCCAAAGGGACCAAATGTGGACATAAACACTGACTTCAAATCACCAGATTTAAATCTGAAAGCTCCAAAGATAAAGGGTGGAATTGATGCCCCTGACTTGGACTTGCCAAACATGGACCTTAAAGCTCCAAAGTTAGATGTGAACACTCCAAATCTCAACATTGGTTCACccaaaacaaaattcaaaatgcccAAACTGAAAATGCCTAAATTTAACTTCCCAGGCCTAAAAACACCTGAAATTGATGCAAACTTGGATGGTCCAGATGTTGATGTAAATGCACCCAACGTCAATCTGAAAGGTCCTAAAGCTGATTTAGAAATGCCAGACTTGGATATCAGTGGTCCATCAGGAAAATTCAAAAAGCCAAACTTTAACCTGCCTGATTTTGGGCTTTCTGGTCCAAAGTTAGATGGCCCCAATCTGGGGCTCAAATCACCTGATCTAGATCTATCTGGTCCCAATCTCAGTGGTGGTTTAAATGCACCAGACATAAACATGCCCAAGGTTGATCTTAAAAGCCCCAAACTGGACCTCAATGCCCCAAAGCTCAACTTAGACATGCCGTCAGGTAAACTGAAAATGCCAGAGCTTAATGCTCCAGACTGGGATGTTAATGCTCCCTCGGGCAAATTGAAAATGCCCAAATTAAACCTTTCCGGCACACTGCCAAAGGGACCAAATGTGGACATAAACACTGACTTCAAATCACCAGATTTAAATCTGAAAGCCCCAAAGATAAAGGGTGGAATTGATGCTCCTGACTTGGACTTGCCAAACATGGACCTTAAAGCTCCAAAGTTAGATGTGAACACTCCAGATCTCAACATTGGTTCACccaaaacaaaattcaaaatgcccAAACTGAAAATGCCTAAATTTAACTTCCCAGGCCTAAAAACACCTGAAATTGATGCAAACTTGGATGGTCCAGATGTTGACATCAATGCACCCAACGTCAACCTCAAAGGGCCCAAAACTGACTTTGAAATACCAGATGTTGATTTTGGCAGCCCAACAGGAAAATTTAAATTTCCTGATGTGGGCTTTTCTAGTCCAAAGTTAGATGCCCCAAACTTTGACTTtaagtcaccagatctcaatgcCAAATTACCAAAAGGTCCAAATCTGAACATAAATTCAGACCTAAAAGCTCCAGATTTTAATCTCAAAGCTCCAAAATTGAAAGGTGGAATCGATGCCCCTAAATTTGGATTACCAAACATGGATCTTAAGGCACCCAAATTAGATATGAACACTCCAGATGCTAGCCTTGGTCTCCCTGATACAAAGTTCAAAAAGCCAGAAATCAAGATGCCAAAAGGCCCCAATATTGACATAAATGGGGACCTACAGGGGCCTGACCTGAATATCCCAAATTTAGATGTCAGTGGTCCCGAAGGTAAATTCAAAATGCCAAGTTTGAATACACCAGACCTCAATCTCTCTGGACCTAAGGCCAAAATTCCAGACATGAATCTTTCAGGACCTAAACTGAAAGGCCCTGATATAAGTATGCCAGACATAGATTTGCCTAATGCCAATTTCAAAGGTCCCAAGCTAGACCTCAATGCGAAATGTCCTGACCTAGGAATAGATGGTAACATCGGGCAACCTGATATGAGATTTACTGCCCCTAATGTCAAAGGAGGAATAAGTGGTCCAGACATTGGTATGAATATTCCCTCAGGCAACATCCAAGGTCCGGACGCTGATCTTGATTTGGCTGACAGAAAATTCAAACTCCCTTCTTTCAAGATGCCTCAGTTTGGAAGCCCAGATCTTAACGGGGTAGGGTCTGATATTGACTTTGGTGCATCTCTGAAACCAACAAATCTGGATATTTCTCCTCCAAATGCAAAACTGAACATGAAACCAATGCAGTTGGTGGGGGATTTCACAGGTCCAAATGTTAGTGTTCCAAACATGCCAAAAGCAGCGCTGCGAAGTCCACAGCTAAATGTTAATGCTCCAAACATGCCGAACGCAGCAATGCGAGGTCCACAGTTAAATGTTAATGCTCCAAACATGCCGAACGCAGCAATGCGAGGTCCACAGCTAAATGTTAGGGCTCCAAACATGCCAAAAGCAGCAATGCGAAGTCCACAGCTAAATGTAAATGCTCCAAACATGCCGAATGCAGCGATGCGCAGTCCACAGCTAAATGTAAATGCTCCAAACATGCCAAACGCATCGATGCGAGGTCCACAGCTAAATGTTAATGCTCCAAACATGCCAAACGCATCGATGCGAGGTCCACAGCTAAATGTTAATGCTCCAAACATGCCGAACGCATCGATGCGAGGTCCACAGCTAAATGTTAGGGCTCCAAACATGCCGAAAGCATCAATGCGAAGTCCACAGCTAAATGTAAATGCTCCAAACATGCCAAACGCAGCGATGCGGAAGCCACAGCTCCATCTCAAATCTCCAGATCTTAACATTGATGATCcttcactacatttcagaggacCTTCGTATAGGAATCGCAGATCAGATATCCCAGGGGTTAACATGAGAATGGCTGTCCTGGATGTAGATCGAGTTGATTTCAGCCATACAGATCTCAACATTGATGATTTCACAGGAAAGGAGCATGTGCTTAGAGCTAGAGGTTCCAAACCTAACCTCCAGGCACCACCTAACTATGGACAGGTGATCTCCCCATCAGGTGTTAATATTGGCATGAGGGACCCAAGACACTCTAGAAGAAGTCCTCCTGGTGATATGTATTCAAGGCAGCACGGAACAATGCAGCCGGTAACTTACGCACGTTTGCCACATGTTTCTCAAGATCCCAGAGTAAGAGTCCCTGGAGGTTCGGATGGATACTACATCACTGTTTTTGACAAACAAGCACAAAATCAGAGAATGCCTAACCGCAAATACAACACACTTGGGGGGCCTGGCTTTCATCCACAAGACATAGACCTCGAAGTTCCAGATAAAAATTACCAGAAAGGGGGTTCGACTTTCTTTTTCTCCGACCTCATGTAG